In Labilibaculum sp. DW002, one DNA window encodes the following:
- the pyrE gene encoding orotate phosphoribosyltransferase has protein sequence MQSTAKQIAEYLLQIKAIKLEPTNPFTWASGWKSPIYCDNRKTLSYPAVRTDIKKAFAKAVLAKYPDVEVIAGVATGAIALGALVADELNLPMVYIRSAAKAHGMTNMIEGDLKAGQKVVVIEDLISTGGSSLKAVQALREAECNVMGMLAIFTYGFQTAEDNFTNANCVVDTLSDYNTMIDCAQEIGYVKAEDVAQLKEWRKDPGSWGV, from the coding sequence ATGCAAAGTACTGCAAAACAAATCGCTGAATACCTTTTGCAAATAAAAGCAATTAAGCTAGAACCTACAAACCCATTCACTTGGGCTTCGGGATGGAAGTCGCCAATTTACTGTGATAATCGTAAAACTTTATCGTACCCAGCAGTTAGAACTGATATTAAAAAAGCTTTTGCAAAGGCTGTTTTAGCTAAATATCCGGATGTTGAAGTTATTGCAGGTGTTGCTACCGGAGCAATCGCTTTAGGTGCATTGGTTGCTGATGAGTTGAATTTACCTATGGTTTATATTCGTTCTGCTGCCAAAGCTCACGGAATGACTAATATGATTGAAGGTGATTTAAAAGCTGGACAAAAAGTTGTTGTTATTGAAGATTTGATTTCAACAGGCGGATCTTCGTTGAAAGCTGTTCAAGCACTTCGCGAAGCAGAATGTAATGTAATGGGGATGTTAGCAATTTTCACGTACGGATTCCAAACTGCTGAGGATAATTTTACAAATGCAAACTGTGTTGTTGATACTTTGAGCGATTACAATACAATGATTGACTGTGCACAGGAAATTGGCTATGTAAAAGCAGAAGATGTAGCTCAGTTGAAAGAATGGCGCAAAGATCCAGGAAGTTGGGGAGTTTAA
- the ftsH gene encoding ATP-dependent zinc metalloprotease FtsH: protein MNRIEPEYTTHEDYFGNFIGWILPFALIIGIWFFVFKRMSKGAGGGAGGGNIFNVGKSKAKVFDKESDIKTNFKDVAGLAEAKQEVEEIVEFLKHPENYTKLGGKIPKGALLVGPPGTGKTLLAKAVAGEAHVPFFSMSGSDFVEMFVGVGASRVRDLFKQAKEKSPCIIFIDEIDAIGRARGKNPNMGANDERENTLNQLLTEMDGFDTNSGVIILAATNRADILDRALMRAGRFDRQIHVELPDLNEREEIFNVHLRPLKLDESVKSEFLAKQTPGFSGADIANVCNESALIAARKKKNVIQKQDFLDAVDRIIGGLEKKNKIISITEKKTIAYHEAGHATISWLLEYAHPLVKVTIVPRGKALGAAWYLPEERSITTKEQMLDEMCSALGGRAAEELIFGKISTGAQNDLEKVTKQAMAMVSIFGMSEKVGNVSYYDSSGQSDYGFSKPYSEKTAELIDKEVKILIDESYKRAKQVLLDNMDKHSKLAELLLEREVIFSEDLEEIFGKRAFGTPEGLDEKKIDPKTEEESKNEDNETKAV, encoded by the coding sequence ATGAACAGAATTGAACCTGAGTATACAACTCATGAGGATTATTTTGGAAATTTTATTGGTTGGATTTTACCCTTTGCCTTAATTATTGGAATTTGGTTCTTCGTATTTAAGCGAATGAGCAAAGGTGCTGGCGGTGGTGCTGGTGGTGGAAATATTTTTAATGTTGGTAAATCAAAGGCGAAAGTTTTTGATAAGGAATCTGATATTAAAACAAACTTTAAGGATGTTGCTGGTTTGGCTGAGGCTAAACAAGAGGTTGAGGAAATCGTAGAATTTCTTAAGCATCCTGAAAACTATACAAAATTAGGAGGTAAGATTCCGAAAGGAGCATTGCTTGTAGGCCCTCCGGGAACAGGTAAAACTCTTTTGGCAAAAGCCGTAGCAGGTGAAGCTCATGTACCTTTCTTTAGTATGTCAGGTTCTGACTTTGTTGAGATGTTTGTAGGTGTTGGTGCAAGTCGTGTTCGTGACTTGTTTAAGCAAGCTAAGGAGAAATCACCATGTATCATTTTTATTGATGAGATTGATGCTATTGGTCGTGCCAGAGGTAAGAATCCTAATATGGGTGCTAACGATGAGCGTGAAAATACCTTAAATCAGTTATTAACTGAAATGGATGGTTTTGATACCAATTCTGGTGTTATCATTCTGGCAGCAACTAACCGTGCTGATATTTTGGATAGAGCATTGATGCGAGCTGGTCGTTTCGACCGTCAGATTCATGTTGAGTTACCAGATTTAAATGAGCGTGAAGAGATTTTTAATGTACATCTTCGTCCTTTAAAACTTGACGAATCAGTAAAGAGCGAATTCTTAGCTAAGCAAACACCAGGTTTCTCTGGAGCTGATATTGCTAATGTTTGTAATGAATCTGCTTTGATTGCTGCTCGTAAGAAGAAAAATGTTATTCAAAAACAAGATTTCCTTGATGCAGTTGACCGTATCATTGGAGGTTTGGAGAAGAAAAATAAGATTATTTCAATTACTGAAAAGAAAACAATTGCTTATCATGAGGCTGGTCATGCAACCATATCCTGGTTGTTAGAATATGCTCACCCATTGGTGAAGGTAACTATTGTTCCTCGAGGAAAAGCTCTTGGAGCTGCATGGTATTTGCCAGAGGAAAGAAGTATTACGACTAAAGAGCAAATGCTTGATGAAATGTGTTCTGCTCTTGGTGGGCGTGCTGCTGAGGAATTGATTTTCGGTAAAATTTCTACTGGAGCTCAAAATGATCTGGAGAAAGTAACCAAGCAAGCAATGGCTATGGTGTCGATCTTTGGAATGAGTGAAAAAGTAGGTAACGTAAGTTACTACGATTCATCTGGACAATCTGATTATGGTTTTTCTAAGCCATACAGTGAGAAAACTGCAGAACTTATCGATAAAGAAGTTAAAATCTTAATCGATGAAAGTTACAAAAGAGCCAAACAAGTGCTTTTAGATAATATGGATAAGCACAGTAAACTTGCTGAATTACTTCTGGAACGTGAAGTAATCTTTAGTGAAGATCTAGAAGAGATCTTTGGCAAAAGAGCTTTTGGAACACCAGAAGGATTAGACGAAAAAAAGATCGATCCTAAAACGGAAGAAGAAAGCAAGAATGAAGACAATGAGACAAAAGCTGTTTAA
- a CDS encoding TonB-dependent receptor: MIRYILAIVLLLPVYAYSNVELSNNKLTGSVLDLEKGTPLPGVSVFIPELQKGTVTNKDGSYTLEHLPEGKLTIQFSFIGYESIIETKQIETTNNVLNVGLRFTSVTTQDVVVSGGFPSAQHENSIKISVLNKNKLEQLVYPSIGEKLSTIPGVDIISRSPGISTPVIRGLSLNNIVFLNNGVRLENFQFSTDHPFLINGQGADHVEVIKGPASLLYGSDAMGGVINILREKPAPANTTQADISSEYHSVSQGQNYNVGVKSSSNNWFWMLRANQQSHKDYKDGNGDFVPNSRFNSKGLQLGLGMIKDYGSFKVYYDYLQPQLGMTNGESLEVVSSGKRKNHYWFQDLTQHLISSRNRLFLGNYKLELNAAYQFNNRQLKGDPNSTFFRLVDMDLKTLTYDSKLYFPTGENTEFLIGLQGMHQSNKNQEAPNRIVPNSKIDDFSLFTLLKKEVHHVDFQIGLRYDHRSLYVPEQETGGHSHGEPEEEHEEEHHEEEGEHHEEEMVHINRRFDNFNASLGATFHVSESLLMRTNFATGYRVPNLAELSQHGLHGNRFEEGNTSLDPQKSLEADLGVHYHTHDHNIDFSLFYNKVYDFIYLSPTTELAPEGDGFVYAYNQQDAKLYGGEVSINIVPVSFLKVHTDYSMVIAKQDLGGRLPFIPQHKLNTSLKFFCKGNKSFQDPFISIGWKYALEQNRPAQFETNTSAYHLFNVQAGTSFKIGKVNTSFFAGVSNLFDKVYTDHLSSLKPLGFYNPGRSINVKLAFKL; the protein is encoded by the coding sequence ATGATACGATATATTTTGGCGATAGTATTACTATTGCCTGTTTATGCCTACTCAAATGTAGAACTAAGCAATAACAAATTAACAGGATCAGTTCTCGATTTAGAAAAAGGAACACCTCTGCCGGGGGTGAGTGTATTTATACCGGAATTGCAAAAAGGAACAGTAACCAATAAAGATGGATCATATACATTGGAGCATCTTCCAGAAGGGAAATTAACGATACAATTTTCTTTTATCGGGTACGAATCAATTATTGAAACTAAACAGATTGAAACTACAAACAATGTGCTTAATGTGGGATTACGATTCACTTCTGTGACAACACAAGATGTTGTGGTTTCTGGTGGTTTTCCATCTGCGCAACACGAAAATTCAATAAAAATATCAGTATTAAACAAAAATAAACTCGAACAATTGGTTTACCCTTCTATTGGTGAAAAACTTTCTACCATACCTGGTGTTGATATAATTTCACGTAGTCCTGGTATTAGCACCCCGGTAATTAGAGGTTTATCTTTAAATAATATTGTTTTTCTTAATAATGGTGTTCGTTTAGAAAACTTCCAGTTTTCTACCGATCATCCATTTCTAATTAATGGGCAAGGAGCAGATCATGTTGAGGTAATTAAAGGACCTGCGTCATTACTATATGGATCAGATGCAATGGGTGGAGTAATTAATATTCTACGCGAAAAGCCAGCCCCGGCAAATACAACTCAAGCCGATATTTCCAGCGAATATCATTCTGTATCGCAAGGGCAAAATTACAATGTTGGAGTAAAGTCATCATCTAATAATTGGTTTTGGATGCTTAGAGCAAATCAACAATCACATAAAGATTATAAAGATGGGAATGGTGATTTTGTTCCAAATAGCCGTTTCAATTCGAAAGGATTACAATTAGGTTTAGGGATGATTAAAGATTATGGAAGCTTTAAAGTGTACTATGATTATTTACAACCACAACTTGGTATGACCAATGGTGAATCTTTGGAAGTGGTTAGTTCTGGAAAAAGAAAAAATCATTATTGGTTTCAGGATTTAACACAACATTTGATTTCTTCCAGAAACAGGTTATTTCTTGGGAATTATAAATTGGAGCTAAATGCTGCATATCAATTCAATAACAGACAATTAAAGGGAGACCCTAATTCTACTTTTTTTCGTTTGGTAGATATGGATTTAAAAACACTTACCTACGATAGTAAGCTGTATTTCCCAACTGGAGAAAATACAGAGTTTCTTATCGGCTTGCAAGGAATGCATCAATCAAATAAAAACCAGGAAGCTCCCAACAGGATAGTTCCGAATTCTAAAATTGATGATTTTTCGCTTTTTACATTACTTAAAAAGGAAGTTCATCATGTAGATTTTCAAATTGGTTTGCGTTATGATCATAGATCTTTGTATGTTCCGGAACAAGAAACGGGTGGACATTCTCACGGAGAACCTGAAGAGGAACATGAAGAAGAACATCATGAGGAAGAAGGAGAACACCATGAAGAGGAAATGGTTCATATAAACCGCAGGTTTGATAATTTTAATGCTTCATTAGGAGCAACTTTTCATGTGTCTGAATCTCTACTCATGAGAACAAACTTTGCAACAGGATACCGGGTACCTAATTTGGCTGAACTTTCACAGCATGGTTTGCATGGTAACAGATTTGAAGAAGGAAATACCAGCTTGGATCCTCAAAAAAGTTTAGAAGCAGATTTAGGCGTGCACTATCACACTCACGATCATAATATCGATTTTTCACTTTTCTATAATAAAGTGTATGATTTCATATATTTATCACCAACCACGGAATTGGCGCCGGAAGGAGATGGATTCGTGTATGCATATAATCAACAAGATGCCAAGTTGTATGGTGGAGAGGTATCTATTAATATTGTGCCTGTTAGCTTTTTAAAAGTCCACACGGATTATTCTATGGTAATTGCAAAACAAGATTTGGGAGGGAGATTACCTTTTATACCACAACACAAACTAAACACGAGTTTGAAATTCTTTTGTAAGGGAAATAAAAGCTTTCAGGATCCATTTATAAGTATTGGTTGGAAGTATGCTTTGGAACAAAATCGCCCTGCTCAATTTGAAACAAATACATCTGCCTACCATCTTTTTAATGTTCAGGCGGGTACTTCTTTCAAAATTGGAAAAGTAAATACTAGTTTCTTTGCTGGAGTTAGTAATCTCTTCGATAAGGTTTATACTGATCATTTATCTAGCTTAAAGCCATTAGGATTTTATAATCCTGGTAGAAGTATTAATGTGAAACTTGCATTTAAACTATAG
- a CDS encoding Crp/Fnr family transcriptional regulator: MNLEYQIERYQTDAELISAKDCFESLTPHQKDLVEKSTTRLQFTKGETIIKQGFVASHILYIEKGLAKLDVTNDSKLSTLKLLSNDSFVGIMCSFACKSLDFSAVALEDTTIRMINMDLFLSLVKENGEFALKLMRHMSSLTNDIMHRTSRIAGKNVEGSLALILTELSEIYKSPQFVLPVTRVGLASLAGCSKESVIHTLAKFHNDKIIEVKDKNITILKQASLELIIKNG; encoded by the coding sequence ATGAATTTAGAATATCAAATCGAGAGGTATCAAACCGATGCTGAGCTAATTAGCGCAAAAGATTGTTTTGAATCTCTTACACCACACCAAAAAGATTTGGTGGAAAAATCCACCACCCGGCTCCAGTTTACAAAAGGAGAAACCATCATTAAACAAGGTTTTGTAGCCTCACACATCCTTTATATCGAAAAAGGACTAGCCAAACTTGATGTAACAAACGATTCGAAACTTTCTACCTTAAAACTATTGAGTAATGATTCGTTTGTAGGTATCATGTGCAGTTTTGCTTGCAAAAGTCTCGACTTTTCAGCCGTTGCATTGGAAGACACAACCATACGAATGATCAATATGGATCTCTTTTTAAGTCTGGTTAAAGAAAATGGTGAATTTGCTCTTAAACTCATGCGTCACATGTCATCGCTCACCAATGATATTATGCACCGAACAAGTCGTATAGCTGGTAAAAATGTTGAAGGATCTTTAGCATTAATTTTGACAGAGCTTAGCGAAATATACAAAAGCCCGCAATTTGTTTTACCGGTCACACGCGTTGGACTTGCTTCGTTAGCTGGATGCTCAAAAGAAAGCGTAATTCACACATTGGCGAAGTTTCACAACGATAAAATAATAGAGGTTAAGGATAAAAACATTACCATCCTAAAACAGGCAAGTCTTGAGCTAATAATAAAAAATGGATAA
- a CDS encoding serine hydrolase domain-containing protein: MSRITKILLIIALLVCAWMLLAPNYLRTSLIYWYANLDDYTIFENTRVNIADSKDWPDDLQYNKYELSKEDREYLEDHETVAYLVIQDGKVLYEEYWDGYGTESHSNIFSATKSIVSLLIGIAIDEGKISSIDEPIGNYLIEFRDDERGKITIKELLTMSSGLDWDEAYSSPTSITTKAYYGKKLREVSTDQNLIEKPGVRFRYQSGNTQLLAFIVEEATKETISKYAERKLWKPMEAMNSALWSVDKKGGDEKSFCCFNTNARDAARFGQLVLNHGKWNDKQLVSENYIQDATKAASYLLNEEKTAPLKCYGYQFWVLPYQSMNIPYMRGHRGQYIYSIAEKNAVVVRLGKQKDKIKEGQITLDIPKYVDIALKILK, encoded by the coding sequence TTCTTTTAATTATAGCGCTATTAGTTTGTGCCTGGATGCTTCTTGCTCCAAATTATCTGCGAACTAGCCTTATATACTGGTATGCTAATTTAGATGATTATACAATCTTTGAAAATACTAGAGTAAACATTGCTGATAGTAAAGATTGGCCAGATGATTTGCAATACAATAAATATGAACTAAGCAAAGAGGATCGCGAATATTTGGAAGATCACGAAACCGTAGCTTATCTGGTAATTCAGGATGGTAAAGTATTATACGAAGAATATTGGGATGGCTATGGAACGGAATCTCATTCAAATATTTTCTCGGCAACAAAAAGTATTGTTAGTTTATTAATCGGCATTGCCATTGATGAAGGTAAAATCTCTTCGATTGATGAACCTATAGGCAATTATTTGATTGAATTCAGGGATGATGAAAGAGGAAAAATAACGATTAAAGAATTGCTTACTATGAGCTCTGGGTTGGATTGGGATGAAGCCTACAGCAGTCCTACTTCAATTACTACAAAAGCATACTATGGCAAAAAATTGAGAGAGGTTTCAACCGATCAAAATTTAATTGAGAAACCAGGTGTTAGGTTCAGATATCAGAGTGGAAATACACAACTCCTTGCTTTTATAGTAGAAGAAGCAACCAAAGAAACCATTTCTAAATATGCTGAACGAAAACTTTGGAAACCAATGGAAGCAATGAATTCAGCTTTGTGGAGTGTCGATAAAAAAGGTGGCGATGAAAAATCTTTCTGCTGTTTTAATACCAATGCAAGAGACGCAGCTCGTTTCGGTCAGCTAGTATTGAACCATGGTAAGTGGAATGATAAGCAATTAGTATCTGAGAACTACATTCAAGATGCCACCAAAGCTGCTAGCTACCTTCTTAATGAAGAAAAGACAGCTCCACTAAAATGTTATGGGTATCAATTTTGGGTTCTTCCCTACCAAAGCATGAACATACCTTATATGCGTGGACATAGAGGTCAATATATCTACAGTATTGCAGAAAAGAATGCCGTGGTAGTTCGTTTAGGAAAACAAAAAGATAAGATCAAAGAAGGTCAGATCACATTGGACATTCCAAAATATGTTGATATCGCTTTAAAAATTCTGAAGTAA
- a CDS encoding ATP-dependent metallopeptidase FtsH/Yme1/Tma family protein, with protein sequence MTENNNQNKSPFQKGKNGNNMLKPPKFNAYWLYGLVAVAVIALNLLNIGQTPQEISWQKVKNEMIRNSDVDRIVVVRNLLEVNVYLKSESLDKYPALFESSFDSPSKSGPHYFFTIGSIENLLSN encoded by the coding sequence ATGACAGAAAATAATAATCAAAATAAATCTCCTTTCCAGAAAGGAAAGAATGGCAACAACATGCTTAAACCACCAAAATTTAATGCATACTGGTTGTACGGATTAGTTGCCGTAGCAGTTATCGCTCTTAACCTTTTAAACATTGGTCAAACACCGCAAGAAATTAGTTGGCAAAAGGTGAAAAATGAAATGATTCGCAACTCTGATGTTGATCGAATTGTTGTTGTTCGTAACCTTCTTGAAGTAAATGTTTACCTTAAATCGGAAAGTCTGGATAAATATCCTGCACTATTCGAAAGTAGCTTCGATTCTCCATCAAAATCAGGACCGCATTATTTCTTTACAATTGGTTCAATTGAGAATTTACTGAGCAATTAG
- the rsfS gene encoding ribosome silencing factor → MTKKKGNATEELVDAIIEGLKDKKAVDIVKIDLRNIDSSVCKYFIICHGTSTAHVSGITNSLPDFVREKVDEKLWKKEGHQNSQWILLDYADVVVHVFQKEYRDFYRLESLWADATVTKIKEA, encoded by the coding sequence ATGACAAAAAAGAAGGGAAATGCAACAGAAGAACTTGTTGATGCTATTATTGAAGGATTAAAAGATAAAAAAGCAGTAGATATTGTAAAGATAGATCTTAGAAATATAGATAGTTCTGTTTGCAAATATTTTATTATTTGCCATGGAACATCCACCGCTCACGTTAGTGGTATTACCAATTCGTTACCTGATTTTGTAAGAGAAAAGGTTGACGAAAAATTATGGAAAAAGGAAGGACACCAAAATTCTCAATGGATTCTTTTGGATTATGCTGATGTTGTAGTTCATGTTTTTCAAAAAGAATACAGAGATTTTTATCGTCTGGAGAGTTTATGGGCCGATGCAACAGTAACTAAAATTAAGGAAGCATAG
- a CDS encoding TlpA family protein disulfide reductase, producing MRTFLFLLISLFFINSAFADQVRIYGKNKTYANSKIEIKYHSDVFTYSEKILSKFTVGEDGEFSVDIDVTETSLVFFPIGIYKAFLYVEPGKEYEIKLPPKKDLTPVQKLNPYFEKEEFLIGVANAEPTDLNILIRKLDDKIDPFINQNFHKIYRRKDKSVGILFSDQLKEENKGIENDYFQDYLTYRLGFLEYLAYPASFQKIEKKYFENQEIKLNNSAYTSLYKKQYGNFLTGYFSQKESSELTNALKSETTYRDIYELMRIYPAYKNVNFRELIIATSVFDAFTRKFYSRKKSLEILNDLINHSSNNYNIDLCKNYISKITHLQKNYPAPDFSIGDYQLANYKGKHLYLNFCNTESYPCLQDFKEMKKLKDQFGEYVDFLSIACDWDVTKFLQFTHKKKLDWPIIHIGDQQELIEQYGVKAFPTYILIDSKGNIVKAPAQGPKENIQLEFIKIARDAAREAYRK from the coding sequence ATGAGAACATTCTTATTTCTGTTAATATCTCTATTTTTTATCAATTCTGCTTTCGCAGATCAGGTTCGCATTTATGGTAAAAATAAAACCTATGCAAATTCGAAAATTGAGATTAAATATCATTCAGATGTTTTCACCTATTCCGAAAAAATACTCTCTAAATTTACAGTCGGTGAGGATGGGGAATTCTCAGTTGATATAGATGTTACCGAAACAAGTTTGGTGTTTTTCCCTATAGGGATTTACAAAGCATTCTTATATGTAGAGCCAGGTAAAGAATATGAAATTAAATTACCTCCTAAAAAAGATCTAACACCGGTACAAAAATTAAATCCTTATTTTGAAAAGGAAGAATTCCTAATTGGAGTTGCGAATGCCGAACCTACTGATTTGAACATATTAATTCGCAAACTAGATGACAAGATCGATCCATTTATTAATCAGAACTTTCATAAAATATATCGCAGAAAAGATAAATCTGTTGGGATTCTTTTTTCAGACCAACTAAAAGAAGAAAATAAAGGAATTGAGAACGACTATTTTCAAGATTACCTAACCTATCGCCTTGGCTTTTTAGAGTACTTAGCCTATCCTGCATCTTTTCAAAAAATAGAAAAAAAATATTTCGAGAATCAAGAAATTAAATTGAATAATTCGGCTTATACAAGTCTTTACAAAAAGCAATATGGTAATTTTTTAACTGGTTATTTTAGTCAAAAAGAATCTTCGGAATTAACCAATGCCTTAAAATCAGAAACTACTTATCGTGATATTTATGAGTTAATGCGAATATATCCTGCATATAAAAATGTAAATTTTCGAGAATTAATTATCGCAACTTCGGTTTTTGATGCTTTTACACGAAAGTTTTACAGTCGTAAAAAAAGTCTAGAAATATTGAATGATTTAATAAATCATAGCTCCAATAATTACAATATAGATTTGTGTAAAAATTACATTTCTAAAATTACTCATCTGCAAAAGAATTATCCAGCGCCTGATTTTTCCATCGGTGATTATCAACTAGCAAATTACAAAGGCAAACATCTTTACCTTAATTTCTGCAATACAGAAAGCTATCCATGCCTGCAGGATTTTAAAGAGATGAAAAAACTGAAAGATCAGTTTGGTGAGTATGTTGACTTTTTAAGCATTGCCTGCGATTGGGACGTTACTAAATTCCTACAGTTTACCCATAAAAAGAAACTCGATTGGCCAATTATTCATATTGGTGATCAACAAGAACTAATTGAACAGTATGGAGTAAAAGCATTTCCAACCTATATTTTAATTGACTCAAAGGGTAATATCGTAAAAGCTCCTGCACAAGGTCCAAAAGAAAACATTCAGTTGGAGTTTATCAAGATTGCTCGTGATGCGGCAAGAGAGGCGTATCGCAAGTAA
- a CDS encoding NUDIX domain-containing protein: MYKVFFKDRIIFLGDKSESLNFEGMVYAWIEDEPLEGLILQFDEDESKEAICIVADDFGQLFEHFKSCFSYIEAAGGKVYNSKNQLLAIYRLEKWDLPKGKVEKGESVREAAVREVEEECGITDLEIKKELNSTFHTYWMKGKFMLKRTYWFEMSYAGFETLVPQTEEDIQEVKWLSIKNLAEFKANTYASILEVINES; this comes from the coding sequence ATGTATAAAGTATTTTTTAAAGATCGAATCATTTTTTTAGGAGATAAAAGCGAGAGTCTAAATTTCGAAGGAATGGTTTATGCTTGGATAGAAGATGAGCCACTCGAAGGTCTTATTCTACAGTTTGATGAAGATGAAAGTAAAGAAGCCATTTGCATCGTAGCAGATGATTTCGGACAACTTTTTGAACACTTTAAATCATGTTTTTCTTATATAGAAGCGGCTGGAGGGAAAGTATATAATAGTAAAAATCAATTGCTAGCCATTTACCGATTGGAGAAATGGGATTTGCCCAAAGGAAAGGTTGAAAAAGGAGAATCTGTTCGTGAGGCGGCTGTTCGCGAAGTTGAAGAGGAATGTGGTATTACTGATTTAGAAATTAAAAAAGAGTTGAATTCAACTTTTCATACTTATTGGATGAAAGGTAAATTTATGCTGAAGCGTACCTATTGGTTCGAAATGAGCTACGCCGGATTTGAAACACTTGTTCCACAAACCGAAGAAGACATCCAAGAAGTAAAATGGCTTTCCATAAAAAACCTGGCAGAATTTAAAGCAAATACTTACGCTTCAATACTTGAGGTGATTAATGAAAGTTAA
- a CDS encoding OsmC family protein, which produces MSDLKFRVSAHSENPTKTVVKARGFEIIIDEPADLGGTDEGANPVEYILAAFCGCINVMAHVIAKEMDIELRAVKIKMAGELNPSRLFGTSFDDRAGYKGIEVSIEPDCDATEEELTKWLAAIEDRCPVSDNLRNITPIELKLKMKKVAVV; this is translated from the coding sequence ATGTCAGATTTAAAATTTAGAGTAAGTGCTCATAGTGAGAATCCAACCAAAACCGTAGTAAAAGCAAGAGGTTTTGAAATTATTATTGATGAACCTGCAGATCTTGGAGGAACCGATGAGGGGGCGAACCCGGTAGAATATATTCTTGCAGCATTTTGCGGATGCATTAATGTTATGGCTCATGTAATTGCGAAAGAAATGGATATAGAGCTTCGTGCAGTTAAAATTAAAATGGCTGGTGAATTAAATCCTAGCCGTTTGTTTGGTACTTCATTTGACGATAGAGCAGGATACAAAGGTATTGAGGTTTCTATTGAACCTGATTGTGACGCAACAGAAGAAGAGCTTACTAAATGGTTAGCTGCCATCGAGGATAGGTGTCCAGTATCAGATAACTTGAGGAATATAACTCCTATAGAATTAAAACTGAAGATGAAAAAAGTAGCTGTGGTTTAA
- a CDS encoding biotin--[acetyl-CoA-carboxylase] ligase, with amino-acid sequence MNRLLFTPDLLIRKNELHSTNNFALELIKTQNPSGGTVVMALNQTEGRGQQANTWESESGKNLTISLILRPEFILAQDQFQVSMIISLGVKDYLSSYIENVSVKWPNDIYVGDKKIAGILIEQSIMGSALSHSICGLGLNINQCNFVSNAPNPTSLAILTNKEFDLDQELEKLLESIEERYFQLVDGKSKMLEKDYLNVLYWMNERHHFSDENGEFEGEIVGITDFGQLRVKVKNEERVYNFKEVSFVR; translated from the coding sequence ATGAATCGATTATTATTTACCCCTGATTTGTTGATTCGTAAAAACGAATTGCATTCTACCAATAATTTTGCTCTTGAATTAATCAAAACGCAAAATCCGTCAGGAGGAACTGTCGTTATGGCATTAAACCAGACAGAAGGCCGCGGACAGCAAGCAAATACTTGGGAAAGTGAAAGTGGCAAAAACCTTACCATTAGTCTTATACTTCGCCCGGAGTTCATTTTAGCGCAAGATCAATTTCAGGTTTCTATGATTATTTCTCTAGGTGTTAAAGATTACCTAAGTTCTTATATTGAGAATGTTTCGGTAAAATGGCCCAACGACATTTATGTTGGAGATAAAAAGATTGCAGGTATTTTAATTGAACAATCGATAATGGGATCTGCACTCAGTCATAGTATTTGTGGTTTAGGATTAAACATCAACCAATGCAATTTTGTGTCGAATGCTCCGAACCCAACTTCTCTGGCAATTTTAACAAATAAGGAATTTGATCTAGATCAGGAATTAGAGAAACTTCTGGAATCTATCGAAGAAAGATATTTTCAGTTGGTCGATGGGAAATCGAAGATGTTGGAAAAAGACTATTTGAATGTACTTTATTGGATGAATGAGCGTCATCATTTTTCAGATGAAAATGGCGAGTTCGAAGGAGAGATTGTAGGAATAACCGATTTTGGACAACTTCGCGTAAAAGTAAAGAACGAAGAACGGGTTTATAATTTTAAAGAGGTGAGCTTTGTAAGATAG